The Candidatus Arthromitus sp. SFB-mouse-Japan genome includes a region encoding these proteins:
- the tgt gene encoding tRNA guanosine(34) transglycosylase Tgt: MYRLLNVDGRARRGEFKTVHGIIQTPVFMNVGTLGVIKGAISTVDLNKINCQVELSNTYHLHIRPGDENVKKLGGLHKFMNWDKPILTDSGGFQIFSLSNLRKITEDGVEFNSHLDGKKIFIGPEESMRIQSNLASTIAMAFDECIPNPSERSYVINSVSRTTRWLKRCITRLNMLNNMADTINSKQLLFGINQGGIYNDIRIEHAKEISDLDLSGYAIGGLAVGETKEEMYNVIEEVVPYLPVDRPIYLMGVGTPENILEAVYRGVDFFDCVLPARNGRHGQVFTSTGKVNLTNKKFELDDNPIDEKCFCEACKNYSRAYIRHLFKAKEMLAMRLCVLHNLNFYNKLLEEIRKSIELNQFSAFKNQKFREWGIR; this comes from the coding sequence ATGTATAGATTGTTAAATGTAGATGGTAGGGCTAGACGTGGTGAATTTAAAACAGTACATGGTATAATACAGACTCCAGTTTTTATGAATGTAGGAACTTTGGGTGTGATTAAAGGGGCTATTTCGACAGTAGATTTAAATAAAATAAATTGTCAAGTAGAATTATCTAATACTTATCATTTACATATTAGACCTGGTGATGAAAATGTGAAAAAATTAGGTGGTTTACATAAATTTATGAATTGGGATAAGCCGATTTTAACTGATTCAGGTGGTTTTCAGATTTTTTCGCTTTCTAATTTAAGGAAAATAACAGAAGATGGAGTAGAGTTTAATTCGCATTTAGATGGTAAAAAGATTTTTATTGGTCCAGAAGAGAGCATGAGAATACAAAGTAATTTAGCCTCAACTATAGCTATGGCTTTTGATGAATGCATACCAAATCCATCTGAGAGAAGCTATGTTATTAATTCTGTTTCCCGTACTACTAGATGGTTAAAGAGGTGCATAACTAGATTAAATATGTTAAATAATATGGCGGATACTATTAATAGTAAACAGTTGTTATTTGGGATTAATCAGGGTGGAATATATAATGATATAAGAATTGAGCATGCGAAAGAGATATCTGATTTGGACTTATCTGGTTATGCTATAGGTGGACTAGCAGTTGGGGAAACCAAAGAGGAAATGTATAACGTTATAGAGGAAGTGGTACCATATTTGCCCGTAGATAGACCTATATATTTGATGGGTGTAGGTACACCTGAAAATATTCTAGAGGCAGTATACAGGGGGGTAGATTTTTTTGATTGTGTATTGCCAGCGAGGAATGGTAGACATGGTCAAGTTTTTACTAGTACAGGTAAAGTTAATTTGACCAATAAAAAATTTGAACTTGATGATAATCCTATTGATGAAAAATGTTTTTGTGAGGCATGTAAAAATTATTCTAGAGCATATATACGCCATTTATTTAAGGCTAAAGAAATGCTTGCTATGAGATTATGTGTATTGCATAATTTGAATTTTTATAATAAACTATTAGAAGAAATTAGAAAATCTATTGAATTAAATCAATTCTCTGCATTTAAGAATCAAAAGTTTAGAGAATGGGGAATACGCTAA
- the ruvB gene encoding Holliday junction branch migration DNA helicase RuvB, which yields MDGRLVNTSFSMNDSKEYSLRPVNFNEYIGQSKVKSNLKVFIEAANMRGDALDHVLFYGPPGLGKTTLASIISKEMNSSIRITSGPAIEKPGDLAAILTSLEEKEILFIDEIHRLSRTVEEILYSAMEDYALDIIIGKGPQAKSIRIDLAKFTLVGATTRLGLLTSPLRDRFGVLLPMDYYTNDELKEIIIRSSKILFMEITDDAALEIAKCSRGTPRVANRILKRVRDFAQVKKNNLVDIDLARHSLDLLEIDEFGLDKIDKRILEALVFNFKGGPTGIETIAHFLSEEISTLEDVYEPFLIQQGFIIRTPRGRIVTDKTYKYFNINR from the coding sequence ATGGATGGTAGATTAGTTAACACATCATTTTCTATGAATGATTCAAAGGAGTATAGTTTAAGACCTGTAAATTTTAATGAATATATAGGTCAGAGTAAAGTTAAAAGTAATTTAAAAGTATTTATTGAAGCAGCAAATATGAGAGGTGATGCATTAGATCATGTTTTATTTTATGGCCCACCAGGACTTGGGAAAACCACACTTGCTAGTATTATTTCCAAAGAAATGAATAGTAGCATTAGAATAACTTCGGGTCCAGCAATTGAAAAGCCTGGAGATTTAGCTGCTATATTGACATCACTTGAGGAAAAGGAGATATTATTTATAGATGAAATACATAGATTAAGTCGAACAGTTGAAGAAATTTTATATAGTGCTATGGAAGATTACGCTTTGGATATTATTATAGGTAAAGGGCCACAAGCGAAGTCTATAAGAATAGATTTGGCTAAGTTTACATTGGTTGGAGCTACTACTAGATTAGGACTTTTAACTTCACCTTTAAGAGATAGATTTGGTGTATTATTACCAATGGATTATTATACAAATGATGAGTTGAAGGAAATAATAATAAGGTCGTCTAAAATTTTATTTATGGAAATAACTGATGATGCAGCTCTTGAAATAGCAAAATGTTCCAGAGGTACGCCGAGGGTTGCTAATAGAATTTTAAAAAGAGTACGTGATTTTGCACAAGTCAAGAAAAATAATTTAGTTGATATAGATTTAGCTAGACACTCTCTAGATCTTTTAGAAATTGATGAATTTGGATTAGATAAAATAGATAAGAGAATTTTAGAGGCTTTAGTTTTTAATTTTAAAGGTGGTCCCACAGGAATTGAAACTATAGCACATTTTTTATCAGAAGAAATCAGTACATTAGAAGATGTATATGAACCATTTCTTATACAACAAGGTTTCATAATTAGGACACCTAGGGGTAGAATTGTAACTGATAAGACATATAAATACTTTAATATTAACAGATGA
- the ruvA gene encoding Holliday junction branch migration protein RuvA has protein sequence MYEYIEGIYRGLNKDYVIIENQGIGYRIFTSGNSIYSMPNIDSKVRLYVEQIVRQDFIGLYGFINQYELEMFLKLININGVGSKAALAILSINTVDTLREAIYYSDESVLMKANGVGKKTAQRIILELKDKISLAVPDRVSQISVDYKSSSILTESREALLSLGFDEKSINKVLDQVVEEFSDKSLEFIIKECLKSLMR, from the coding sequence ATGTATGAATATATAGAGGGAATATATAGAGGTTTAAATAAAGATTATGTAATTATAGAAAATCAAGGTATTGGATATAGGATTTTTACTTCGGGTAACAGTATTTATTCAATGCCAAATATAGATAGTAAGGTTAGACTTTATGTTGAACAGATAGTGAGACAAGATTTTATAGGTTTATATGGATTTATAAATCAATATGAATTAGAAATGTTCTTAAAGTTAATAAATATAAATGGAGTTGGATCTAAAGCTGCATTAGCGATATTGTCTATTAATACTGTGGATACATTGAGAGAAGCAATTTATTATTCTGATGAATCTGTATTGATGAAAGCAAATGGTGTTGGGAAAAAAACAGCACAACGTATAATACTTGAACTAAAAGATAAGATATCGCTAGCAGTACCTGATAGAGTTAGTCAAATTAGTGTTGACTATAAATCTAGCAGTATTTTAACTGAGTCACGGGAGGCATTGTTATCTTTAGGATTTGATGAAAAGAGTATAAATAAAGTCTTGGATCAAGTGGTAGAAGAGTTTTCTGATAAATCATTAGAATTTATAATAAAAGAGTGTTTGAAAAGTTTGATGAGGTGA